CCGCTCCCGGCCATGCCGGCACCATCGGCATCATGTACATCCCGCGGTTCGGTCCCACCTACACGCGCCCCATCGTCCAGGGAACCAGCCAGGACGTCCTGGACACACTGGGCCTTGGCCACTACAGCAACACGGCGATGCCCGGGGCCGTGGGCAACTTTGCCGTCGCCGGCCACCGCCAGACCCATGGGGCCGTGCTGGACAACATCCACACGTTGGTGCCGGGCGACAAGATCTACGTCCAGACCAAGGACGGCTATTACGTCTACGTCTTCCGGAACAACCAGATCGTGATGCCCTCCCGCACGGACGTGCTGGAACCGGTACCAACCCAGCCCGGCGCAGCACCCACCGAAAGCTACCTCACCATGACCAGCTGCAACCCCCGCTTCGGCGCGGAAGAACGCATCATCGCCTACGCCCTGCTGGACAGTTGGCGCCCGGCGTCAGCCGGGCCGCCGGCAGAAATCGCGGCGCAGGTTGCGGCAGCCACGGGAAGGAGCTGACCGTGTACGCCTGGATTTTCCGCCACCTCCCGGGACCGCTCTGGGTCAGGATCATCATTTCGCTGGCACTGATCTTTATTGCGCTGGTCCTGATGGTCCAGTTCCTTTTCCCCTGGATGTCCCACTTCACCCAATTCACCGACTCAACGATTGGTTCCACAGACCAGCCATGACCACAACCAAAATCCTTGTAGTGGATAACTACGACAGCTTCGTCTACACCCTGGTGGGCTACCTCCAGGAACTCGGCGCCGAGACCACAGTGGTCCGCAACGACGATGTCACCCTGGCAGAGGCGATCGAACTTGCCGGCACCCGTGACGGCGTCCTCATTTCGCCCGGTCCCGGCAACCCCGCCGAGGCTGGAGTCTGCATTGAGCTGATCAAGTGGTGCGGTGAGAACAGCGTCCCCATGTTTGGCGTGTGCCTGGGACACCAGGCGTTGGCGGAGGCCTTCGGCGGCAAAGTCACCCATGCCCCTGAGCTCATGCACGGCAAGACGTCACTGGTGGAGCACGTCGGCACCAGCGTTTTCGCCGGGCTCCCCTCTCCCGTTACGGCCACCCGGTACCACTCGCTGGCAGCGGTCCGGGAATCCATTCCGGACGTCCTTGAAGTTACGGCGCAAACCGCGTCAGGTGTGGTCATGGGACTCCAGCACCGGACGGCACCGCTGTGCGGCGTGCAGTTCCACCCTGAATCGGTACTCACCGAGGGCGGGTACCAGATGCTCGGCAACTGGCTGGAGTCGCTGGGCATGAAGGGTGCGGCTGCGCGGGCCGCGAAGCTCAGCCCGCTGATCCAGCACTAACCGCAACTTTCCCCAGCCCGGAAGCCTCAGCCCTTTTTGGTGGGCTTGGGGGTGGGCGTCGCCGAGGGCGTGGACGAGGGGGTTTCCGTTGGCGGCGGCGGCGGTGGCGGCGCCTTGGCCACCACGATGGTAATGGTCTTCCCCTGGTCGACGGCGGTGTTGGCCGGATCGCTCTGGTCCGTCACCTTGCCCGGCTCCACCTGCGAGTTTTCCATCTCGATCACCGAGGGCACCAGGCCCAGCTGCTTCAGGGCTGCTTCGGCCTCTTCGCGGGTAAGGGCTCGAAGTTCCGGGACCACCACCTTGCCGGTGGAAACGATGAGCTCCACGCTGGTGCCGACGCCGACGTTTTGTCCTGGCGCGGGGTTGGAAGTGATCACGATTCCTGCAGGCACGGTGGCGCTGTTGGCGGTTGTGGTGGAGGGGGCGCCGACCAGCCCCACCTGGCGCAGGATGTCCCGTGCAGCGGCCTCAGTCTTCCCGGGCAGACTGTCCGGGATCTTCACCGAGCTGGGCCCGTCGGAGACATTGAGGGTGATCTCTGCGCCCGGGTCGAGTGAACCGCCGGCCGCAGGATCGGTCCCGACCGCGGTCCCCTTCGGCACCGTGTCGTTTGCCGCCCGTGCGATCTTGGGCCGAAGCCCGGCGTTGTACAGCTCCTGCAGGGCAGCAGTTTCCGTCAAGGACGCCACCGATGGGATCTGCACCTTCGCCGGAGCAGGGGCCGGGCGGTTGACCGTTTGGTAAAGCCAGAGGCCGCCGCCGGCGAGGACCAGCAGGGTGAAAATCACCAAGGTGGCAATCCACGCACGACGGCGGGCGTTCTGCCGGGTGCTCCGCTCACGTTCCGGAGGGAGGCCGAGCGGGAGGGCAGCGGCCGCACTGTACCCGCGGCCGTCGTACCTGTTTGCCTTGTGCTCCTCGGCAAGTTCCAGCGGGACCGCCGGGCCGCCGTCGTCATGGAACAGGTTGGTGGCAGCCAGCCGCCCCGTGGGCGCGTCATCAACGAAACCCGCGCCGCCGGCAGCGAATGCCTCCGTGGGCGGCGCTGCTTCGGGAACGTGGTCGTTGGGATCGGTGGGCGCCTCCGACGCCGGCACGGCCGGGACGGGGACCCCGGCCTTGGCAGCCCGCAGGGCGCGGCGGAAAGCGGCGGCATCCTGGAACCTGTCGGCCCGGTTCTTCTGCAGGGCCTTGGCCAGGACCGTGTCCAGCGCCGGCGACACCTGGGAATTGAGGCTGCTGGCCGGCTCCGCAATTTCGCGGACGTGCTGGTAGGCAACGGACACCGGGCTGTCGCCGACGAACGGTGGGCGGGAGGTAAGCATTTCGTAGAGCAGGCAGGCAGCCGAATAAAGGTCGCTGCGCGCATCCACGGTCTCACCCCGGGCCTGCTCCGGAGAAAGGTACTGGGCTGTTCCCACCACCGCCTGGGTCTGGGTCATGGTGGCCGAGGAATCGGCGATGGCACGGGCAATGCCAAAGTCCATCACCTTCACCGAGTTGGTGCCCGGGCAGTACATCACGTTGGCAGGCTTGATGTCCCGGTGCACGATTCCGGCCTTGTGGCTGTACTCGAGGGCCCCCAGGACGCCCAGTGTGTAGTCGATGGCCTGGTCGATGGTGACGTCATTGGCGCGGATCAATTCACGCAGCGTCTTGCCCTCAACGTACTCCATCACGATGTAGGGCACCCGCACGTCCTCGGCCGAGCCGTCATGCACCATGTGCTCGCCGGTATCGAAGATGGCAACGATGGACGGGTGGTTCAGGGCGGCCACAGCCTGGGCCTCGCGCTTGAACCGCGCCTGGAACTGCGGATCCCTGGCCATGTCCGGCCTGAGCAGCTTGACGGCAACAGTCCTGCCCAGCCGGGTGTCTGTTCCCTTGTAGACGTCCGCCATGCCGCCACGGCCAATGAGATTCCCCAGCTCGTAGCGGCCGCTCAGGACACGCCGGTTATCAACCGGCAGGCTGTCCTCCCGGTGCAACGGTGTGCGTGGTGACTCATTCACTGGTGTTCCTGACGTTTAGGGCGTGCAGGTAGGGGGTGTGCCGGGCGTCTGGCCCGCCGCGCAGGTTGCAAGCGGTGAGAGGGGCGTGGGACCGGCCTGGGAGGACGTTGTGGGCGTAGGGGTCGGGGCCGCACTGGTGGGTGCGGGCGCCGGAGCCGTTGCGTAGAGGACGGTGATGGGTGATCCCTTGGGGATGACACCCGTGGGGTTCAGTTCCAGGACGGTACCGGGGGCTGCCGAGCTGCTTTCCTGCGGCAGGACCGTCACCTGCAGCCCCAGTCCGGCGAGGGCTGCCTGCACTTGCCGGTAGGGCTTGCCAAGGTAAGCCTCAGGAATAACGTTGACCGTCGCCTGGGTGGGCTCCGGGGTGGGTGTTGGGGTGGGCGTGCTGCGCGTCTGCGTGGGCGTCGCCGACTGCGTGGTCCGCGTGGGCGTAGGGGACGACGGCGGTGCGCTGCTGCTGGCGGTCGCGCTGGAGCTGGGGTTGCTGGACGGCGAGAAGAGTCCCATCTGGCTAAGGAGGAAACCCACCAGCGCAAACAGGAGCAGAAGGATCAAGGCGACCAGAGGCCAAGTCCAGGGGCTGCGTCCCTTGCGCCGGGGCTCATCAGTGGGTTCGTCGTCGTACGTTTCCCCGCCGTATGTATCCTCGTCCTGCTGGTCCCAGTTGCGCTGGGCAGCCAGCGCATTGGCGCGGGCAAGCGGCCCCTGGGGCGCGTCGCCCTCAGCGGCGGATGCGCCGTGGGCGCCTGCCGCCATTGCAGCGGCGGCGCCCGCCGCGCCGGCGCCCAGCACCGGGAGGGCGGAGGTGGCGGTGGGGGAATCCCGCTGGCTGCCAATGACGCCGGTGGGGGCGGTGGCGGTGTCCACCGGTGCCGTGATGGGGCCGGTGTCTGCGTCGAAGAGAAGCATGCCGGGCACGGCGGCGCGCGCCGCGCTGATATCGCCGTTGCGGATTGCCTCCGCTGCCTCGGCCAGCTTAATGGCATTGGCAGGCCGGTCCTTGGGATCCTTGGCCAGCATGGACATCAGGAGCGCCCGGACCGGAGCAGGCAGGCTGTCCGAAAGCGGCGGCGGAGCGTCGTTGACCTGGGCCAGCGCAATGGCGATCTGCGATTCGCCGGAGAAGGGACGATGGCCGCTGAGGCACTCGTACCCGATGACTCCGAGGGAGTAGATGTCCGAGGATCCGGTGGCGGTCTGTCCGGTTGCCTGTTCAGGGGCCAGGTACTGTGCCGTTCCCATGACCTGCCCGGTCTGGGTGAGCGGCACCTGGTCGGCAAGGCGGGCGATGCCGAAGTCGGTGACCTTGACCCGTCCGTCGGGCGTGATCAGGAGGTTTCCGGGCTTGACGTCCCGGTGGACCAGGCCCTGGGCGTGTGCCACGGCCAAAGCGCGGGCGGTCTGCGCAATGATCGAGAGCGTACGGTCCGGCGACAGCACCTGCTCGTGCTCGATGATGCTGCTCAACGGCTGGCCCGGGACCAGTTCCATGACCAGGTAAGCGGAGCCTTCTTCTTCGCCGTAATCGAAGACGTTGGCGATTCCCACGTGGTTAAGGAGCGCGGTGTGGCGGGCCTCGGCACGGAACCGCTGCAGGAATCCGGGATCTCCCGTGTATTCCTCCTTGAGCACCTTGATGGCGACGATGCGGCCAAGGACCAGGTCCTTGGCTTTCCAGACTTCGCCCATGCCGCCAATCGCGATCCGCGTGGTCAGCTGGAATCTGCCGCCGAGGGTGATTCCCGTTGTAGGCCTCACTTATTCAACACCGCCTCAAAAATCTTCTTCGCGTTAGGACTGGTCAGCTTTGCTCCCGCGTAGATGTCTACGCCTTCCATGACGATCGTGACGCTGACCTTGGGGTTGTCAGCAGGGGCGAACCCGGTGAACCACGAATTGTTGGTTCCATTTCCGAGTTCGGCGGTGCCGGTCTTGCCCGCGACCTGTACGCCGGGGACGGCGGCACCCTTGGCTATACCGTCAGTAACCACGCTGGTCATCCACTCGGTGATCTGTTTGGAGATTTCCGGGGTGGTGGACGTCCTGAGCTGGGCCGGCTGGGGCTCGTCAATGACGCGCAGGTCCGGCGACCGCAGGGTCTTGACCAGGCTGGGCGCCATCTGGACGCCGCCGTTTGCGATGGCGTTGGTCATCATGTTGACCTGCAGCGGCGTGACCCGGACATCCTTCTGGCCGATGGCGGACTGGGCCAGTCCGGGCTTGTCCAGGTTGTCAGGGAATCCGTTACCTGTTGCATGGCCCAGCTTCAGCAGATCCCCCACGTCCTCGCCGAACCCGAACTTCTTGGCCTGGGCGGCGATGGCGTCGCGGCCCAGGTCCAGGGCGATGCTGGCGAACGGCGTGTTGCAGGACTGCTGCAGTGCGAAGGCGAAGCTGGCGGTGTCCCTGGTGTAGCAGTTGCCGCCGGCGTAGTTGGGCAGTTTGTATTGGATGCCGTCGAAGGGCATTTCCGCGGGGTTGGGCAGGACGCTGTCCTTGTTGTACTTCCCTGAGGCCAGGGCGGCCGCCGTATCCACGAGCTTGAATACCGACCCCGGGGCGAGCAGCTCACCGGTGGGGCCGCTGACGTTCTGGTTCAGGTTGACGCCAGGGACCTTGACCAGCTCATTGATATTGGCGCTTTCAGCCTTTGGATCCTGGGTGGCCACCAGGTTCGGGTTGTAGGACGGTTTGGAAGCCATGGCCAGGATGGCGCCGGTCTTGGGGTTGGTGACCACGATCGAGCCGCGCTGGCCATCCGGGATCAGGTTGTAGGCCAGCTGCTGGATCTGGGGGTCGATGGTGAGTTCCACGGAGGCACCCTTGGGCTGGTTGCCCAGGAAGAGCTGGCCCACCCGGTCCAGGAAAAGCTGGTCCGAGTTACCCGCCAGCTCGGCGCCCATGGACTGCTCCAGTCCTGTGGCTCCGTAGTTCTGGGAGAAGTATCCCGTCAGGCCGGCATACAGCTCCGGCTGCGGGTAGGTGCGCTGGAATTTGCACGTCTCCGAGTTGCTCTCCACCGATTCCGCCACCGGGGTACCGCCCACAATGATGGAACCGCGGTCATTGCAGTACGTCTGCAGGATGGCGCGCTTGTTCCAGGGGTTGTCCTTCAGGGCGTCCGCACCAATCACCTGGACATAGCTGATGGCCCCGAAGATGAGGGCGAACATGGCGATGGCCGCTACCCATGAGTGCCGTATTGCCTGGTTCATGCGTGCTTCACCGCCTCGGTTGGAGTGTCAATGCCTACGGATTCCGCCCCCGCTGACGGCGGCAGCGGTGTGGTGTCCACTGGGCCGCGCGCGGTATGCGAGATCATCAGGAGCAGTCCCACAATGATCCAGTTGGCCAGCAGGGATGAACCGCCGGCGGCCAGGAACGGTGTGGTGAGGCCGGTCAGCGGGATGAGCCTGGTGACGCCGCCGATCACCACGAAGCACTGGAGCGCCACGGCGAAGGACAGGCCGCACGCCAGCAGCTTCCCAAAGGCATCGCGCGTGCCCAGGGCGGCGCGGAACCCGCGGGTGAACAGGAGCAAATACATCAGGACCACGGCGAAGAGGCCAATCAGGCCAAGTTCCTCGCCCAGGGAAGCAATGATCATGTCGCTGTTGGCGAAGGGAACCAGGTCCGGACGGCCCTGCCCCAGGCCCGTTCCGACCAGCCCGCCGTTGGCCATGCCGAACAGCCCCTCAACGATCTGGAAGCTGCCGCCGTACTGGCGGCCGTAGACCTCGTCGGTGAAGGCATTCAGCCAGCCGTCGATGCGCAGGCCCACGTGCGAGAAGACTTGCGAAGCGATAAAGCCGCCGCCCAGGAGGAGGGCCAGGCCGATGACAACCCAGCTGATCCGGCTGGTGGCCACGTAGATCATGACGATGAACAGGCCGAAGAACAGTACGGAGGACCCGAGGTCGCTTTGGAAGACCAGCACTCCGATGCTGACCAGCCAGGCGGCCACCATGGGTCCGAGGTCCTTGAAGCGCGGGAACTGCAGCGGACCGATTTTCCGGCCCGCCAGCAGGATCAGGTCCCGGTTGGAGGACAAATAGCCTGCGAAGAATATGGCGAGTGTGATCTTGGCGATTTCACCGGGCTGGAAGGTCATGGGACCCAAACGGATCCACACGCGGGCACCGAGGATTTCACCCGCGCTGATGCCCGGAATCAGGGGAAGAACCAGGAGGACGGCACTGGCTGCCAGTGAGATGAACGTGAACCTGCGCAGTACGCGGTGGTCTTTCAGGAACCAGATGACGGCGATGGCCACCGCCATGGCAATCAGAGTCCAGCGGAGCTGGTTGTTGCCGGTATCGGAACCCGGCGGATCCAGGCGGTGGATCATGGCCAGTCCAAGCCCGTTGAGGGCAACCACCAGGGGAAGTATTACCGGATCGGCATATTTGGCGCGGAAGCGCAGAACCCCGTGGAATACCAGTGCCGCAACGGCCAGCAGGCTGGACTGGAACCAGAAGTCCGAGTCGAAAGCCTTCTCCTGGTCCACGCCCACCAGCATGTTGGCCCCGATGCCCACGGCAAGGGCCAGCAGCAGCAACGCGAGTTCAACGTTGCGGCGAGGCTTGGGCATGCTGCTTACCTGGCTCATTTCGCCGCCTCGCAGGTGATGGTGGGAGTTGGTGTTGGGGAAGCGGCCGACGGCCCGGAGGCAGGGGCGGATGCGCCCGGTGCGGGCGGCGGAGCTGCCGCGCCGGCGGGTGGTGCGCTGGAAGGCGGAGCGGGGCTGCCGGATGGAACGGGGGCAGTGGCAGAGCCCGAAGGCTTGGGGCACTCCTCCTCCGGCGAGGTGGTTCCCGTGAGCTCCAGGTTCTTGACGATCCGCTGCGCGTCGTAGAGGTCGTTGGCCGGAACCGTCTGGCGGACCCGCTGCTGCGAGAACGGGGGAAGGGAATCCATCCGGATATCGGTCACGGCTTCCAGGGAGGACAACTGGATGGGCCCCAGCCTCTGGGAAACGCCGTTGTAGATCGCCACCCGGGAATCGAACTCACCCACGTAGTAGCGGGTCTGGGTCCAGGCGTAGCCGAGCCAGAGCCCGACGGCCACCACAAGCAGCACCGCGGCTGCAACGGACCAGGCCACCCACCGGCGGGGACGCAGCGGGACCAGGGTGTCCTCGGGGTCGGCGGCGGGTTCTGCCTTGTGGGTAAGGAGCGTGGCAGCCCGCCGGGCCACGGTCCGGCCGGCAATGGTGGGGATGGATCCGGACTCCGCCGCAGCCGCTGCCGCGCCCACCAGTTCGTGCGGGCGTGAGGCAAGTTCTTCGCGCAGTACTTCGGCAGACAGGTGTTCACCGAGGTGCGGGTCCGTGCTGCCGGGCTCCGGGGAGTCGGTGTCCCCACTTTCGGCATCCCCGTCTTCGGCGCTGCCGTCCTTGGCACCGCCGTCGGCCGGTTCCTTCCCGGGTGCAACACCTTGCTTGGCGTCTTCGCGGTCCGGGCCGGTTTTGGCACCGGGTTGCGTGCCGTCGGCGGGACCGGCGGATGCAGCCATGTCGGCGGGTATGCCGGCCGCCGCGGCAGCGGGCTTGCTGCCCTCTACCGGCGGGACGATGTCGACGGCGGCGGTGCTGACGTCGTCGGGCGTTTCCTCCACGATGTCCACCATGACCACGGTGACGTTGTCCGGGGAGCCGGCTTCAAGGGTCAGCTCAACCAGGGTTTCGGCGCACTCGTGCAGGTTGTGGGTTTCCCGGACGGTCCGCTCCACGGCGTGCCCGGCCACGTAGTTCAGCCCGTCTGAGCAGAGCAGCCAACGGTCCCCGGGTTTGGCGTCGAGGGTGTCCAGATCCAGTTCGGGACTGGCATCGACATCGCCCAGGACGCGCATGAGGACGTTCTTGTGCGGGTGCGTTTCCGCTTCCTCCGGGCGGAGCCGGCCTTCGTCGATGAGCCGCTGGACAAACGTATGGTCCACACTGACCTGCTTGAATTCACCGTCGCGCAACCGGTACGCGCGGGAATCACCGATGTGCGCGAAGTGCAGTTTGTTATCAGCCAGCAGGAGCGCGGTGACAGTGGTGCCCATGCCCGCGAGCTTGGGGTTCATGTGCACCAGTTCAGAGAGCAGCGAATTGGCGGTCTGGATCTCGTCGGCAAGGACGGTGCCCGCATCATCACCCTGGTCCGGGCTGTCCAGGTGGATCATGTCCAGGACGGTCGCTGCGGAAGCGACGTCACCGCCGGCGTGCCCGCCCATGCCGTCAGCGACGACGGCGAGATGGCGGCCGGCATAGGCGGAATCGTCGTTCTTGGCGCGGATCCGGCCAACGTCGGACCGCGCCGCGAAGCGCATGATAAGGGGCCGCTGAGCCGGACTGGAGCCGGTTGCGGGATTTTCAGGCACGGCCACGGTTACGGCCTCAATTCAATGACCGTCTTGCCGATTCTCACGGGTACACCTGGCTCGACCGGCAGGGCGCGGGTAAGTTGCTGATCTCCCAGGTAGGTGCCGTTGGTGGAACCCAGGTCCTCGATGAACCAGCGGCTGCCCTGTGGGAAGAGCCGGGCATGCCGGCCCGAGGCGTAGTCGTCCTCTAGAACCAGGGTGGCTTCCTGGGCTCGCCCCAGCAGTATGGGGCTGGCGGCCAGCGGCAGGGTCCGGCCCTTGAGCGGGCCTTCGATGACCACCAGCTGCCGCGCCTGCTGCTTCACCGGCTGGGGCGGCGCCTCTGCCAGTTCCGGGTTCCGCCGGACCTGCCGGGCGGTGGGCGCACCGGCTGCAGCCTTGCGTCCCACCATGAGGTCGCGCCGCATGGCGGAAACGATGCTGAAGATGAGTACCCAGAGGAGCAGCAGGAAGCCGAACCGCAGCGCGGTGATGGTGAGGTCGCTCATGCGCGGCCACCCGGGTTGGCAGAAAGCAGGCGGAAAATGATCTTTGTCCGTCCCATCGTGATGGTGGAGCCGTCTGTGAGTTCAGTGCTTCCCGAGACCTTTTGGCCGTTGACATAGCTGCCATTGGTGGATCCCAGGTCCACGGCACTGGTCACGCCGTTGGCCGTGCGGATTTCAAGGTGGCGCCGGGACACTCCCGTGTCTTCAATGTGGATGTCCGCCTCGGACGACCGCCCCAGAACGATCGACGGGGCATTCAGTGAATAGCGTTGGCCGTCGATGTCCAGGACCGGCTGAAGCCTGACCGGCTGCCGGTTCGGGGCCGCCGGAACGCTGGGCCTTGGCTGGGCGGCGCCCGCGCCTTGGGACTTTTCAGTGCTGGAAGCAATTTCGAAAGCACCGGCACGGAGCTCGGTGTCCCGGCGGAAGGAGATCCGCACGGGGCCCTGGAGGATGTAGCCCTGGCTGCGGACGTGGTTGATGACCACATCGCAGAGTTCTTCGGCCAGCGGCGTGCCCCATTCCTGTGCCCGGGCGAAGTCGTCGTCGCTGAGCTGCACATCGAAGACGTTGGGGACCAGCGTGCGTCCGGCCGCCACGGTAAGGGCTTTGTGGTCCACTTCGCGGCGGAGCCTGCTGGCAATCTCCACGGGTTCCACCTGCGCCTTGGAACCGGTGGAGAAGACGCCGCGGACGGCCTTTTCGATGCCACGTTCAACTTTGTCCAGCAGACCCATGGTTCTTCTCCTTTCCCCCCGGCTCCGGGGCACTAGTTGCTGCTGGCCAGCACCTGCAGGGCAGTCAGCCGCAGCGCGGTTCACCCGCCGGCAGTGCCCACTCCTACATCCGATACTACTTGCCACCCCTGTGAATGACCTTAATCCGCAACGGCCGGGCGCCGGCGAAAGTTCGGTTTCCGAGGCCTTGCCGGCCGCCGCGGCACTGTCTTTCCACGGCTTCCAGTACCCGCCCCTGGCTGGTTTCCTGCCTGTTTTTCCACCGGCCGGCGCGGACTGGACAAGGGCGGATGGGGGCCAATTGGTAATTTGCGGCAACTGTCCGTTATGCTTGATCTCGCTGCTTTTACGAGGCGCGAAACGGGAAACCGGTTCGGTCACGTGGAAGAAGTTGCGCGCGAGTGGCGGAACGGCAGACGCGCTGGCTTCAGGTGCCAGTGTCCGAAAGGGCGTGGGGGTTCAAATCCCCCCTCGCGCACGCAGGTTAAAGAGCCCCGGTCTTTTGACCGGGGCTCTTTTGCATTCCCATCATGCAACCGACGTTCCAGGGGTTGCACCACCGTCCGGACTTCGCACCCCCGCGTTCGCTGGTGCTTCGTCCGGTGGCCGGTGCCTGAGCACCTGGACGCTCGGATTACGACGGCGGGACGGCGCCTAGGCGGACGGGCGCGCCGAAGCCTTGAACCGGCGTCGTGAGTTGGCCAGGTGGGTGCGCATGGCGGCTGCCGCTGCGGCGTCGTCACCATCGGCAATGGCATCCCGGATGGACCGGTGCTCCAGCACCACCTGGTCGAAGTGGTCCCGGGCGTAGTGCTCAGCGCCGGTCATCAGGCGGGTGCGCGGCATGGCGATCATGGTCTGCCCCAGGGCCGCCAGGCAATCGGAGTAATAGGGGTTGCCCGAGGCGGCGGCAACCGCACGGTGGAATTCAAAGTCAGCCTTCATGGCGTGCGCCGGGTGCCCGGAACTCTCCGTAAAGGTGTCCAGTGCGGTGCCCAGAGCCCGTAACTGCCGGTCGGTGCGGTTCCGGGCTGCCAGTGCCGCGGCTTCGGTCTCAACTCCCATGCGGAAGGCCAGCAGGTGCAGCCTGTCCTCCATAGTGGCC
This window of the Pseudarthrobacter defluvii genome carries:
- a CDS encoding FhaA domain-containing protein, which produces MGLLDKVERGIEKAVRGVFSTGSKAQVEPVEIASRLRREVDHKALTVAAGRTLVPNVFDVQLSDDDFARAQEWGTPLAEELCDVVINHVRSQGYILQGPVRISFRRDTELRAGAFEIASSTEKSQGAGAAQPRPSVPAAPNRQPVRLQPVLDIDGQRYSLNAPSIVLGRSSEADIHIEDTGVSRRHLEIRTANGVTSAVDLGSTNGSYVNGQKVSGSTELTDGSTITMGRTKIIFRLLSANPGGRA
- a CDS encoding FadR/GntR family transcriptional regulator, yielding MTRNLTADLAADLRNRIVDGVIQPGEKLPSENTLISDFGVSRTVVRAALTRLQAEGLVETERGRGSFALTPPADRPSEGVGIRPVATMEDRLHLLAFRMGVETEAAALAARNRTDRQLRALGTALDTFTESSGHPAHAMKADFEFHRAVAAASGNPYYSDCLAALGQTMIAMPRTRLMTGAEHYARDHFDQVVLEHRSIRDAIADGDDAAAAAAMRTHLANSRRRFKASARPSA